The following are from one region of the Arachis duranensis cultivar V14167 chromosome 10, aradu.V14167.gnm2.J7QH, whole genome shotgun sequence genome:
- the LOC107469216 gene encoding uncharacterized protein LOC107469216 encodes MASEESFVILVHHRGSIKRKTRSRVKFTDKDPLCIVVTPRTSYDDLVRSVLMKLRLEDSKRVRKFFYRIPITVLQNTVKYDCFTISSDEDLQVMFLCRRQFPEVRTPELLAKLVDVVSSSGGSNRNTTTLATPAGSSSQPAVASSSVPIYQPVVHAVASPSFAVDLNGSVGDDVGSRENWPDDLLGVAPLGVGDGVLGDADEDDVEPDMIDDDSGDNIGASEPALVVSGSSTGTQQYPPHFSSLDLDAMRQEGVSGHSVGFGARDAEGTAGLTEFQVSQQFQDKDEALLSVKTYSIRRGVQYKVVESDYRMYVGKCSEFGNGCTWLIRLSLRQRKGIWEVKRYNGPHTYLATSISSDHRSSDYHVISAFIMPMVRADASVSIKLLLNATAAHFGFRPTYRRVWMAKQKAIALI; translated from the coding sequence atggctagtgaggagagttttgtTATTTTGGTTCACCACAGAGGATCCATTAAGAGGAAAACTCGTTCCAGAGTGAAGTTCACAGATAAAGATCCTCTCTGTATTGTTGTTACTCCTAGGACGAGCTATGATGACCTTGTTAGATCTGTACTGATGAAGCTCAGGCTGGAAGATTCGAAGAGGGTTAGGAAGTTTTTCTATCGCATTCCAATCACGGTGCTCCAGAATACCGTAAAGTATGATTGTTTCACGATTAGTAGTGATGAGGACTTGCAAGTAATGTTTCTTTGTCGGCGGCAGTTTCCGGAGGTCAGGACCCCAGAGTTGTTGGCAAAGCTGGTTGATGTGGTATCCAGCTCAGGGGGTTCGAACCGGAATACCACCACTTTAGCCACGCCAGCTGGTTCTAGTTCCCAGCCTGCTGTTGCTTCTTCCTCCGTCCCTATTTACCAGCCAGTGGTCCATGCTGTCGCCTCCCCGTCTTTTGCTGTTGATCTCAATGGCAGCGTAGGTGACGACGTAGGTTCAAGGGAAAATTGGCCGGATGATTTACTCGGCGTTGCACCGCTTGGCGTTGGAGACGGAGTGTTGGGTGATGCAGATGAGGATGACGTCGAGCCCGATATGATTGACGATGACAGCGGCGATAATATTGGAGCGAGTGAGCCTGCATTGGTGGTAAGTGGTTCTAGCACTGGCACACAGCAGTATCCACCACATTTTTCCTCCTTGGACTTGGATGCCATGAGGCAGGAGGGGGTTTCTGGGCACTCTGTTGGATTCGGAGCTAGAGATGCGGAAGGGACTGCTGGTCTGACAGAGTTCCAGGTTAGTCAGCAATTTCAGGATAAAGATGAGGCTCTTTTAAGTGTGAAGACTTACAGCATCCGGCGAGGGGTACAGTACAAGGTAGTGGAGTCTGATTATCGTATGTATGTGGGCAAGTGTTCAGAGTTTgggaatgggtgcacatggttgattcgACTAAGTCTCCGGCAGCGCAAGGGCATTTGGGAGGTCAAACGGTACAATGGACCTCACACCTATCTTGCCACCTCCATCTCTAGCGACCACAGGAGTTCGGATTATCATGTGATATCGGCGTTCATTATGCCAATGGTTAGGGCTGATGCATCCGTAAGCATAAAGCTGCTCCTGAACGCCACGGCAGCACACTTTGGGTTTAGGCCGACTTACAGGAGGGTCTGGATGGCAAAGCAGAAGGCAATCGCCCTCATCTAA